One Oryza glaberrima chromosome 10, OglaRS2, whole genome shotgun sequence DNA segment encodes these proteins:
- the LOC127753064 gene encoding probable methyltransferase PMT2, whose protein sequence is MRGSRMNPGDRRTRSSMSIVIVMSLCCFFYILGAWQKSGTGRGDSIALRVTKETDCTILPNLHFETHHSLGGVNPLVMTDKVFEPCHIRYSDYTPCQDQNRAMTFPRENMNYRERHCPAETEKLHCLIPAPKGYVTPFPWPKSRDYVPYANAPYKNLTVEKAVQNWVQFEGDVFRFPGGGTMFPNGANAYIDELASVIPFTDGTIRTALDTGCGVASWGAYLMDRNVLTMSFAPRDSHEAQVQFALERGVPAVIGVLGTIKLPYPSGSFDMAHCSRCLISWKSNDAMYMFEVDRVLRPGGYWILSGPPINWKTNHQAWKRSKEDLEVEQNVIEKIAEMLCWDKIHEKGDTVIWRKKADSNECHNKDGRPSKMCKIQDADDVWYKKMEGCITPFLEEAQLRKFPERLFAAPPRILQGRTPGVTEEIFEEDNKLWKKYVSTYKRINKLIGSSRYRNIMDMNAGLGSFAAIIDSPISWVMNVVPTISEKNTLGIIYERGLIGIYHDWCEAFSTYPRTYDLIHANGLFSLYQNKCNMEDILLEMDRILRPEGAVILRDNVEVLNKVRRTVMGMRWKSKLLDHEDGPHIPEKILVSVKKYWVGNEEENSS, encoded by the exons ATGAGGGGCTCGAGGATGAATCCAGGTGACCGTAGAACGCGGAGCTCGATGTCCATCGTAATCGTGATGAGTTTGTGCTGCTTCTTTTATATACTAGGAGCTTGGCAGAAAAGTGGGACCGGAAGGGGGGATAGTATTGCATTGAGGGTGACAAAAGAGACCGACTGTACAATCTTGCCAAACTTGCACTTTGAGACCCATCATAGCTTAGGTGGTGTTAATCCTTTGGTCATGACCGATAAAGTCTTTGAGCCATGCCATATTCGATACAGCGACTATACTCCTTGTCAGGATCAGAACCGAGCAATGACCTTTCCTAGAGAAAATATGAACTACCGAGAGAGGCATTGTCCTGCAGAGACTGAGAAACTGCACTGTCTAATCCCAGCACCCAAAGGCTATGTCACTCCTTTTCCTTGGCCCAAGAGCCGTGACTATGTTCCATATGCAAATGCACCATATAAGAATTTGACAGTTGAGAAGGCTGTTCAGAACTGGGTCCAGTTTGAGGGAGATGTGTTTAGATTTCCAGGAGGGGGGACAATGTTTCCCAATGGAGCAAATGCCTACATTGATGAGCTTGCATCCGTCATTCCATTTACTGATGGCACCATTAGGACTGCACTTGATACTGGATGCGGG GTTGCCAGCTGGGGTGCTTACCTAATGGACAGAAATGTATTAACCATGTCATTTGCACCTCGAGACTCACATGAAGCTCAGGTTCAATTTGCATTGGAGCGAGGTGTTCCTGCAGTAATTGGAGTGCTTGGAACTATAAAACTACCATACCCCTCTGGATCTTTTGATATGGCCCATTGCTCACGCTGCTTAATCTCCTGGAAGTCAAATG ATGCGATGTACATGTTTGAAGTAGATCGGGTTCTGAGGCCTGGTGGCTATTGGATATTGTCTGGTCCTCCCATCAATTGGAAGACAAATCACCAAGCATGGAAAAGATCCAAGGAAGACTTAGAGGTGGAACAAAATGTAATCGAAAAAATTGCTGAAATGTTGTGCTGGGATAAGATCCATGAGAAGGGAGATACTGTCATTTGGCGCAAAAAGGCAGATTCAAATGAATGTCATAATAAGGACGGCCGTCCTAGCAAGATGTGCAAAATTCAAGATGCAGATGATGTCTG GTATAAGAAAATGGAAGGTTGTATAACACCTTTCCTGGAAGAAGCACAGCTACGGAAATTCCCAGAGAGACTATTCGCTGCCCCTCCCAGAATTCTACAGGGTCGCACCCCAGGTGTTACAGAAGAAATTTTTGAGGAGGATAATAAGTTGTGGAAGAAGTATGTCAGTACTTACAAGAGGATAAACAAGCTGATAGGTTCTTCGAGGTATAGGAATATTATGGACATGAACGCGGGGCTTGGAAGTTTTGCGGCAATTATTGATTCTCCAATATCTTGGGTAATGAATGTTGTGCCCACAATATCTGAGAAGAACACCCTTGGTATCATCTATGAGCGAGGTCTTATTGGCATATACCATGATTG GTGTGAAGCCTTCTCTACATATCCTAGGACATACGACTTGATACATGCCAATGGTCTCTTCAGCTTATACCAGAATAA GTGCAACATGGAAGACATTCTTCTGGAGATGGATAGGATTTTACGTCCTGAGGGCGCAGTCATACTGCGGGACAATGTTGAGGTGCTGAACAAGGTTAGGAGGACAGTGATGGGGATGCGGTGGAAATCCAAGTTGCTTGATCATGAAGATGGGCCTCATATACCTGAGAAGATTTTGGTTTCAGTGAAAAAGTATTGGGTTGGCAATGAAGAAGAAAACAGTTCATAG
- the LOC127753118 gene encoding protein WIR1A-like encodes MRTQRSYLCKVLLMVLALICTLHTASVQGAGRAGAADAIGRNGALNPPRYPVPRIPGEPYTRPGRGCTVAYGCYGGPPAAKP; translated from the exons ATGAGGACGCAACGCAGCTACCTTTGCAAGGTGCTCCTGATGGTCCTCGCCCTCATCTGCACCCTGCACACTGCCTCGGTACAAGGAG CAGggagagcaggagcagcagatgCAATTGGTAGGAACGGAGCGCTGAATCCACCACGGTACCCGGTGCCCAGGATTCCCGGCGAACCTTACACACGCCCGGGACGGGGATGCACCGTTGCATACGGATGCTATGGAGGTCCTCCAGCTGCCAAACCATGA
- the LOC127786313 gene encoding phosphatidylinositol N-acetylglucosaminyltransferase subunit P-like: MQSDAAARSPRQTVRVGGRRPTADPSRGSSEAYGFVGSIAAVAAAAAYLAWAYLPEPWLRFLGVTYYTARHWALAVPSLLLVAAAQGMVLYMASNFLLAPAPTCLATISDEFAREPAACGTETREEKPIEAISDIGIDKINNLMFGNASSN, encoded by the exons ATGCAatcggacgcggcggcgcggagcccCAGGCAAACGGTGAGAGTCGGAGGCCGCCGCCCCACGGCCGATCCCTCCCGCGGCTCATCGGAGGCGTACGGCTTCGTGGGATCCAtcgccgcggtggccgccgccgccgcctacctcgCGTGGGCTTACCTGCCGGAGCCGTGGCTGCGTTTCCTCGGCGTCACCTACTACACCGCCAG GCATTGGGCACTGGCCGTGCCGTCGCTgttgctggtggcggcggcgcaggggatGGTGCTCTACATGGCCTCCAACTTTCTGCTCGCTCCTGCTCCGACTTGCTTGGCCACTATCTCCG ATGAATTTGCCCGGGAGCCTGCGGCGTGTGGCACTGAAACAAGGGAGGAGAAACCCATCGAGGCCATCTCAGATATTGGCATTGACAAGATAAACAATCTCATGTTTGGCAATGCATCATCAAACTGA
- the LOC127786311 gene encoding eukaryotic translation initiation factor 3 subunit B-like translates to MALEISMEGIEARARELGVDLSTVDLDSVTLPAGEDFGILSDDEDLLRIDDPMELEMGFANVVVVDNLPVVPPEKFEKLENVIRKIYSQIGAIKEGGLWMPVNPETKKTYGYCFIEYNTPQEAELAREKTNGYKLDKSHIFAVNMFDDFDKYMKVPDEWMPAEIKPYTPGENLQKWLADEKARDQFVIRAGTFTEVYWNDARQKMPELVFQKQYWTDSFIQWSPLGTYLATVHRQGSQVWGGDDKFERLMRFAHAQVKLIDFSPGEKYLVTYSSHEPSNPRDTHRVVLNIFDVRTGKVMRDFKGSADEFSASGNISVSGVSWPIFRWGGGKDDKYFARLGKNVISVYETETFSLLDKKSLKVENVVDFCWSPTDPIIALFVPELGGGNQPARVSLVQIPGKEELRQKNLFSVSDCKMYWQNSGEYLAVQVDRYTKTKKSTYTGFELFRIKERDIPIEVLELDNKNDKIIAFAWEPKGHRFAVIHGDGPKPDISFYSMKTSNNISRVSKLTTLKGKQANALFWSPGGRFIVFAGLKGFNGQLEFYNVDELETMATGEHFMATDIMWDPTGRYLASAVTSVHEMENGFQIWSFSGKQLYKVSKDHFFQFLWRPRPPSLLTPEKEDEIAKNLRKYSKKYEQEDQDAFNQLSEQERKRRKQLQEEWEGWVAKWKQLHEEERPYRMELRDGEASDDEEEYDTKEVEIEEEVDVQEEEVPFELDQE, encoded by the exons ATGGCGCTAGAAATCTCCATGGAAGGCATCGAAGCGCGGGCGCGGGAGCTTGGGGTAGACCTCTCCACCGTCGATCTCGACTCCGTCaccctccccgccggcgaggacTTCGGCATCCTCAG TGACGATGAGGATTTACTTCGGATTGATGACCCTATGGAGCTTGAAATGGGGTTTGCTAACGTTGTTGTCGTGGACAACCTGCCCGTTGTTCCACCAGAGAAGTTTGAGAAGTTGGAAAACGTCATACGCAAGATCTACAGTCAAATTGGTGCGATCAAAGAAGGTGGTCTTTGGATGCCTGTAAACCCAGAGACAAAGAAGACATACGGTTACTGCTTCATCGAGTATAATACCCCACAG GAAGCTGAGCTTGCTAGGGAAAAGACAAATGGGTACAAGCTCGACAAGTCTCACATCTTTGCAGTTAACATGTTTGATGACTTTGACAAGTACATGAAAGTTCCAGACGAATGGATGCCTGCTGAAATTAAGCCATACACTCCTGGA GAGAACTTGCAAAAATGGCTGGCTGATGAGAAGGCCCGGGACCAATTTGTTATCCGTGCTGGTACTTTCACTGAAGTTTACTGGAATGATGCAAGGCAGAAGATGCCTGAACTTGTGTTCCAAAAGCAG TACTGGACAGACAGTTTTATTCAGTGGTCACCTCTTGGAACATACTTGGCAACAGTGCATAGGCAGGGCTCCCAGGTGTGGGGTGGTGACGATAAGTTTGAGCGTCTAATGCGATTTGCTCATGCACAG GTGAAACTGATCGACTTCTCCCCTGGTGAGAAATATTTGGTCACATATAGTAGCCACGAGCCCAGCAACCCTAGAGACACTCAT AGGGTTGTTCTTAATATCTTTGATGTGAGGACTGGCAAAGTGATGCGCGACTTTAAAGGAAGTGCTGATGAATTCAGTGCCAGTGGAAATATCAGTGTTTCTGGTGTTTCATGGCCTATTTTCAG ATGGGGTGGTGGAAAAGACGATAAATATTTTGCAAGGCTTGGGAAGAACGTTATATCTGTCTATGAGACTGAAACATTCTCCCTTCTTGATAAGAAATCTCTGAAGGTTGAGAATGTTGTCGACTTCTGCTGGTCTCCAACTGATCCAATCATAGCCCTTTTTGTCCCTGAGTTGGGTGGAGGAAACCAGCCTGCAAGG GTGAGCCTTGTGCAAATTCCTGGCAAAGAGGAGCTGCGGCAGAAAAACCTTTTCAGTGTCAGTGATTGCAAGATGTACTGGCAGAACAGTGGAGAATATCTTGCTGTCCAGGTTGATAGATACACAAAAACCAAGAAGAGCACTTACACTGGATTTGAGCTTTTTAGAATTAAGGAAAGGGACATACCCATTGAGGTTCTTGAATTGGACAACAAGAACGATAAGATCATTGCCTTTGCATGGGAGCCCAAAGGTCACCGCTTTGCTGTTATTCATGGTGATGGCCCTAAGCCTGATATAAGCTTCTACTCCATGAAAACATCCAACAACATCAGTCGTGTGTCCAAGCTCACCACTCTCAAGGGCAAGCAGGCTAATGCATTGTTCTGGTCTCCTGGTGGAAGATTCATTGTTTTCGCTGGTCTGAAGGGCTTTAATGGGCAGCTGGAGTTTTACAATGTTGATGAGCTTGAGACGATGGCAACGGGTGAACATTTCATGGCTACTGACATTATGTGGGATCCTACTGGAAG atatCTTGCATCTGCAGTTACCTCAGTCCATGAAATGGAGAACGGTTTCCAAATATGGTCTTTCAGTGGCAAGCAACTTTACAAGGTGTCAAAGGACCACTTCTTTCAG TTCCTGTGGCGTCCGAGACCACCGTCGCTGCTGACCCCTGAAAAGGAAGACGAGATTGCGAAGAACCTGAGGAAGTACAGCAAGAAGTACGAGCAAGAGGATCAGGATGCCTTCAACCAGCTGAGCGAGCAGGAACGCAAGAGGCGGAAGCAGCTTCAGGAGGAATGGGAAGGATGGGTTGCCAAGTGGAAGCAGCTGCACGAGGAAGAGAGACCATACAGGATGGAGCTCAGAGACGGGGAGGCCAGTGACGATGAGGAAGAGTACGACACCAAGGAAGTTGAGATTGAAGAGGAGGTAGAcgtccaagaagaagaagttcCATTCGAGCTGGATCAGGAGTGA
- the LOC127786312 gene encoding uncharacterized protein LOC127786312 codes for METFARWHPPPPPPPAAAAGRVSLRPAYGRRSRAATVSPRAFGRGADFDGFVRRAWRGANAGAERLAFEVRQTAQRLDGRFSISRRLAEAARAARARAVEIDAELGIGRRWRSFSVDFSRNWPRYRRELTDFMATPIGRAFTTIFFIWFALSGWLFRVFIFGTFVLPFAAPLLLGTFGNRVAIEGTCPACKRRFVGYRNQVIRCMNCQNIVWQPNNRSSGRASSSRSSGPDVIDVEFEEK; via the exons ATGGAAACGTTCGCGCGGTggcatccaccgccgccgccgccgccggcggcggcggctgggcgcgTGTCCCTTCGACCGGCGTACGGGAGGCGGAGCCGGGCCGCCACGGTCTCCCCGCGCGCGTTCGGCCGCGGCGCTGACTTCGACGGCTTCgtgcggcgggcgtggcggggCGCCAACGCCGGCGCCGAGCGGCTGGCGTTCGAGGTGCGCCAGACCGCGCAGCGCCTGGACGGGAGGTTCTCGATATCGAGGCGCCTGGCCgaggccgcgcgcgccgcccgcgcccgcgccgtcgaGATCGACGCCGAGCTCGGCatcggccggcggtggcgctccTTCTCCGTCGACTTCTCCCGCAACTGGCCCAGG TATAGGAGGGAGCTGACTGACTTCATGGCCACACCTATTGGGAGAGCTTTCACT ACGATCTTTTTCATTTGGTTTGCGCTGTCAGGATGGCTATTCAGAGTTTTCATTTTTGGTACATTTGTCCTGCCTTTTGCTGCGCCACTTCTCCTTGGGACATTTGGTAATCGGGTCGCCATTGAG GGGACATGTCCAGCGTGCAAACGGAGGTTTGTGGGCTACCGCAACCAAGTGATTCGGTGCATGAATTGCCAAAACATAGTGTGGCAGCCAAACAATAGGTCCTCTGGACGAGCTAGCAGTTCAAGAAGCTCAGGGCCTGATGTAATTGATGTGGAGTTTGAGGAGAAGTAA